The genome window ATTCAGCGCCCGCCTTGTCTATCGGCGCATTGATATCCGCCCATTCAGGCTCATTCTGGCGCACCTCTTCAAGCACATCCCTCACCACCCAGACAAAATCTTCATTGGGGATACCCGTGCTATTGGTTTCCTTTTGAAGATCGCATGAACGCTGTAGGTTTCTGGGCCGCTCATCCCTCGGCCTCATGCCGCGGATCTCATAGACTATGCGTCCAACATCTATGCCCATCGGACACACATACCTGCACCTCTGACACATGGTGCAGGTATATATCCAATTGGTCTTTAAAATTTCATCATCCTGGCCTAGGACCAGAAGCCGCAGGAATTTCCGTGGGTCAAGACCATCGATGCCGGTTGCAGGACAACCGCTCGCACAAAGACCGCACGTCAAGCAGTAATCGATCCTGGCGTCCGGAACTGAGCGCTCTATCCGCCCCTTGACCCAGGCCCTGAGCCTAACAATATCCAACGGTTTCTCGTCCGGCATAAATCATCCTCTTTTAAGCGCTGCAAAGACTATTGTATTTGTTTTTACTACTTCTTTGTCCTACATATTGTCAATTCTTTCAATGCCTGATATCGGCGGATTAGGCTAGATTTTTATCAAAATCAGGCCAAAGATATATTTTATTTCTTTAATATTGATATATTGCACAAGACCAAACACCACTTGACACAAAACCTCAAGACCAGTAAGAATAAACCACTTTTAAAGACCTCTGTGGTGGGCGTAGTTCAACGGTTAGAGCGTCGGGTTGTGGCCCCGAAGGCTATGGGTTCGAATCCCATCGCTCACCCCAAACAAGACCAAACAGTTTTTTTCAAGAAAAGAGCTTTCTTCATTCATTCATTATTCTTGCATGGATAAAATCCATTTTTGCATTACAATGCCTTCTTTATAAGCTCCAGTTTTAAACCCACTACAACTATATGATTGTACCTGCGGGCCTACAGTGCAGAATGAGACGAAAATAGCGCAACATGGTCGCTCTCTGCTCACTGAACTGAACAGAAGCGCCTAAGGTCTCATACCACAGAAAGGTGAAACCCCCGGAGGAAGGTTTGACATGGAAAACGGCCAATTGACTTGGATCACCAATTTCATCTGGGGCATCGCCAACGATGTGCTGCGCGACCTCTACGTGCGCGGCAAGTACCGTGACGTCATTCTCCCGATGACGGTGCTGCGGCGTCTCGATGCGGTGCTGGAGCCCACCAAGCAGGCGGTGCTCGACATGAAGGCATCGCTCGACAAGTCAGGGATCGTGCACCAGGAAGCTGCCCTGCGACAGGCCGCCGGTCAAGCCTTCTATAACACCTCCCCCTTCACGCTACGCGACCTCAAGGCGCGTGCCAGCCGCCAGCAACTGGAGGCGGATTTTCGCGCCTACCTGGATGGCTTCTCGCCCAACGTGCAGGAGATCATCGACAACTTCGAGTTCCGCAACCAAATCCCCCGCCTGGCCAAAGCCGACGCCCTGGGCACGCTCATCGAGAAGTTCCTCGACCCGTCCATCAACCTAAGTCCCTACCCTGTGCGGGGCAGCGACGGCACCGTCCGGCTACCCGGCCTCGACAATCATGCCATGGGCACCATCTTCGAGGAGCTGGTGCGCCGCTTCAACGAAGAGAACAACGAGGAGGCCGGCGAACACTGGACCCCACGGGACGCCGTGAGGCTGATGGCCCGCCTGATCTTTGAGCCAATCGCCAACCAGATCGAATCCGGCACCTACCTGCTCTACGACGGCGCCTGCGGCACCGGCGGGATGCTCACGGTGGCCGAGGAAACCCTGTTGCAACTGGCGAAAGAGCGTGGCAAACAGGTCTCGGTGCATCTTTTCGGCCAGGAGATCAACGCCGAGACCTACGCCATCTGCAAAGCCGACCTTTTGCTCAAGGGCGAGGGCGATGCTGCTGACAACATCGTCGGCGGACCGGAGCATTCGACCCTCTCCAACGACGCCTTCCCCGGCCGCACCTTCGACTTCATGCTCTCCAATCCGCCCTACGGGAAGAGTTGGAAGAGCGACCTGGAACGCATGGGCGGCAAGGCTGGCATCAGGGACCCGCGCTTTGTCGTGCAGCACCGGCCTGCCTGCCGCGCAGAGCACGGCGCAGGCAGGGGCGAGGAGCTCTCGCTCGTCACCCGCGTGAGCGACGGCCAGATGCTGTTCCTGGTGAACATGCTCTCCAAGATGAAGCACGACACCCCGCTCGGCAGTCGCATCGCCGAGGTGCACAACGGCTCGTCGCTGTTTACGGGGGACGCCGGCCAGGGCGAGAGCAACATCCGCCGCTGGATCATCGAGAACGACTGGCTCGAGGCGATCGTCGCCCTGCCGCTCAACATGTTCTACAACACCGGTATCGCCACCTACGTCTGGGTGCTCACGAACCGCAAGCCCGAGCACCGCAAAGGCCGCGTGCAGCTCATCGACGCCACGCAGTGGTACAAGCCCCTGCGCAAAAACCTGGGCAAGAAGAACTGCGAGCTGTCCGAAGAGGACATCCGCCGCATTGTTGATACCTTCCTCAAATTCGAGGAGACCGACCTGCCTGCCGCGCAAGCCGATAGCGCAGCGCAGGCAGGGCAGTCCAAGATCTTTCCCAACGCGGCCTTTGGTTACTGGAAGGTGACGGTGGAGCGCCCCCTGCGCCTGAAAGGCATCGCCCCCGAGCGCGCCTACACCCCCAAGGAGATCAAGGCGCTTCGGGAAACGGCCGAGCGCGCCGAAGATGCGCCGCCGGTGATCAAGAAAATCCACAAACCTGGCACCGCGCCCGATCCGCTGCGCGGCCTGTTCGAGGTTACCATTCACGGCAAGCCGCGCGTGGTGGAGTACGAGCCGGACACCGAACTGCGCGATACCGAGCAGATCCCCTTCCTCGAATGCCCGGCCTGCCATCAACCGGGCTACTTGCCGAGCCTGGAAGACCAGCGCACGGCCATCGAGACCTTCCTGCGCCGCAAGGTCCTGCCCTATGCGGCGGACCTGCCTGCGCCGTGCTCGCCGCGGCAGGCAGGTGCCTGGTACGACCCAGCGAGCGTCAGGATCGGCTACGAGATCAGCTTCAACCGCTACTTTTACAAGCCAAAGGCCCTGCGGTCTCTGAAAGAAATCCGCGCGGATCTTCTGGCGGTGGAGCAGGAGGCGGAAGGGTTGTTGGTGGAGATTTTGGGGGGAACGAAACATGAATAAGCCGATCTGGCCCTATCCCGGCTCGCGCTGGTGGAAGTTCGACTTCCACACCCATACGCCGGCATCAAGAGATACGTACTGGGCGAGAAACAACATTAATCTGTCGCCAGAAGAGTGGTTACTCGAGTACATGCGCGCCGAGATCGATTGCGTGGCCGTTACGGATCATAATAGCGGGGCGTGGATCGACGATCTCAAAAAGGCCTATGCGAATATGAAGGCGCAAGCCGAAGCCGGCAACCCGCCCGAAGGCTTCCGCAAGTTGACAATCTTCCCAGGAGTGGAAATCTCAGTACAGGGCGGCATTCATCTATTGGCGATTTTCGAACCTGACGCCAAGACCGGCGACATCGATACATTGCTTGGCAAAGTGGACTACAATGGTTCCAAAGGCGACAGCGACGGCGTTACCAGGAAAGGTATCGCAGCGGTTTTAGAAGCCATTTTAGAAAGTGGAGCTATTCCCATCCCTGCACATGCAGATGCAGACAAGGGTTTGCTGGCTGTTAGACCTGGCACCCAGAAAAGTCGCATTGATGCAAACACCGTTCGCCAAGCGCTGGATGTAGAGGGCGTTCTCGCTGTGGAATGGGTCGATTCGAATAAGAAGGACTATCTCACTTGCGTAAAAAAACAAGCCAAGAAACTCACGAGAATACTCGGTAGCGACTGCCACACCTTTCATGGCAACGCAGTCCCCGGCAGCCGCTACACCTGGGTCAAGATGGCCAAGCCCACGCTGGATGGCCTAAGGCTTGCGCTGCTGGATGGGAACGGCGTTTCGATCCGCCGCAGTGACGAGGGCACGTTCGACCCCTTCAAGACACCCGCTCATTTCATCACTGCTATT of Dissulfurimicrobium hydrothermale contains these proteins:
- a CDS encoding 4Fe-4S dicluster domain-containing protein, with the protein product MPDEKPLDIVRLRAWVKGRIERSVPDARIDYCLTCGLCASGCPATGIDGLDPRKFLRLLVLGQDDEILKTNWIYTCTMCQRCRYVCPMGIDVGRIVYEIRGMRPRDERPRNLQRSCDLQKETNSTGIPNEDFVWVVRDVLEEVRQNEPEWADINAPIDKAGAEYYLNQNAKEPTVEPEEMVPLWKILHAAGIDWTYSSKWWDGANYCLFTGDAKDWEMTVRKQAEVVDALGCRYYINTE
- a CDS encoding type I restriction-modification system subunit M encodes the protein MENGQLTWITNFIWGIANDVLRDLYVRGKYRDVILPMTVLRRLDAVLEPTKQAVLDMKASLDKSGIVHQEAALRQAAGQAFYNTSPFTLRDLKARASRQQLEADFRAYLDGFSPNVQEIIDNFEFRNQIPRLAKADALGTLIEKFLDPSINLSPYPVRGSDGTVRLPGLDNHAMGTIFEELVRRFNEENNEEAGEHWTPRDAVRLMARLIFEPIANQIESGTYLLYDGACGTGGMLTVAEETLLQLAKERGKQVSVHLFGQEINAETYAICKADLLLKGEGDAADNIVGGPEHSTLSNDAFPGRTFDFMLSNPPYGKSWKSDLERMGGKAGIRDPRFVVQHRPACRAEHGAGRGEELSLVTRVSDGQMLFLVNMLSKMKHDTPLGSRIAEVHNGSSLFTGDAGQGESNIRRWIIENDWLEAIVALPLNMFYNTGIATYVWVLTNRKPEHRKGRVQLIDATQWYKPLRKNLGKKNCELSEEDIRRIVDTFLKFEETDLPAAQADSAAQAGQSKIFPNAAFGYWKVTVERPLRLKGIAPERAYTPKEIKALRETAERAEDAPPVIKKIHKPGTAPDPLRGLFEVTIHGKPRVVEYEPDTELRDTEQIPFLECPACHQPGYLPSLEDQRTAIETFLRRKVLPYAADLPAPCSPRQAGAWYDPASVRIGYEISFNRYFYKPKALRSLKEIRADLLAVEQEAEGLLVEILGGTKHE